The Candidatus Liberimonas magnetica genome contains a region encoding:
- a CDS encoding phospholipase D-like domain-containing protein: MSNFITNSGAENLKKRLIELINKSDELKFLVGFFYFSGIRELYQGLKDNPNVKIKVLVGLNVDKSNYGLMEYGDPEKQLSDEERCYKFFESIKISLNTENFDKKDFYEQVKYFIKLIRENKLIIRKTYNPNHAKVYIFKLQEGQVGRKNLFITGSSNLTNSGLSTQEEFNVEISDYGFEDTEKYFDSLWEEAIKITENDVTKKKLLEVVENETLVKEISPFDAFVLVLQAYLGSFEQKEVGESLIKTLKDNGYTPYRYQLDAVKQALAIIEKNNGVIIADVVGLGKTIIACAVAKKLKKRGVVICPPGLIGDKNKNSGWKKYAEEFGMYDWEVRSLGDLENIAEFVQKTKDIEVIIIDEAHRFRNQDTKDYEYLKNICRDKTVILLTATPFNNRPGDILSLLKLFITPKKSSITLENNLVARFQSFKGIFDRLGYIKKYWNSTEEAKRRKALAYYEGLFEEKNINLDKIKQRSKYLAKQIRDVIEPVTIRRNRLDLQNNPYYKDEVKNLSKVADPKEWFFELTKEQSDFYDKIITVYFGDPDDGGQFKGAIYRPFEYEVEKEKVKNEKLTEKENFQLVQQRNLYDFMRRLMVKRFESSFGSFRQSIKNFIKITETAQKFINKTSKYILDRDLMEDIYKKTPDKIEAYLIDYSEKIKNGEYPKNHKIYKLNDFRYKDEFIAHIEADLKLFDKILKDLEELDLVKNDPKTDCLLNNLEAVLEEKPNKRDPKRKIIVFSEYLDTVKYLEPILKEHFGERLLVVAGDLSTQKIFSINKNFDASYESQENEFDVLLSTDKISEGFNLNRAGMVVNYDIPWNPVRVIQRVGRINRISKKVFEELNIVNFFPTERGAKLVKSREIASNKMFLIHNTLGEDAKIFDIDEEPTPAGLYQKVQQNPDKLEEESFYTKALNEYERIRKENPELIEALKKYPPRIKIAKKYKENELLVFLKKGRLYVHSVKYSEDGKDQVSPTTFEDVFNNIICDKEEKPLKYSDRAWESYENVKNFKEYRVSPISEQSLEQKAIINLKSLINTVQHEEIMPHKDFLRTLLEDVIDYGTLSDYTLRRISNLESSDDKNIKYTVKEIDAIKKELGGENYLRKEKDRQKDLSKEIIIAIENQKL; the protein is encoded by the coding sequence ATGAGCAATTTTATTACAAACAGTGGCGCAGAGAATTTAAAAAAACGTCTGATAGAGCTTATAAACAAAAGCGACGAATTAAAATTTTTGGTTGGGTTTTTCTATTTCTCTGGAATTAGGGAGCTATATCAAGGATTAAAAGACAATCCAAACGTAAAAATTAAAGTTCTTGTCGGTCTTAATGTTGACAAGTCAAATTATGGCCTCATGGAGTACGGCGACCCTGAAAAACAACTTTCTGATGAGGAACGCTGCTATAAATTTTTTGAATCCATAAAAATATCTCTAAACACTGAAAATTTTGATAAAAAAGATTTTTATGAACAAGTGAAATATTTTATTAAACTAATTCGTGAAAATAAACTAATCATCAGAAAAACATACAATCCAAACCACGCTAAAGTTTATATTTTCAAGCTCCAAGAAGGCCAAGTTGGCAGAAAAAACTTATTTATCACCGGCAGTAGTAATTTAACTAATTCCGGACTTTCTACACAAGAAGAATTCAATGTAGAAATCAGTGATTATGGTTTTGAAGATACTGAAAAATATTTTGATTCTCTCTGGGAAGAAGCAATTAAAATTACAGAGAACGACGTTACAAAAAAGAAGTTATTAGAGGTTGTTGAAAATGAAACTCTCGTAAAAGAGATATCTCCTTTTGATGCTTTTGTGCTAGTACTTCAGGCCTACCTTGGTTCTTTTGAGCAAAAAGAAGTCGGGGAATCGCTCATTAAAACATTAAAGGATAATGGATACACTCCCTATCGCTATCAATTAGATGCTGTTAAGCAAGCCCTTGCGATTATAGAAAAGAATAATGGCGTAATTATCGCTGATGTCGTGGGGCTGGGGAAAACAATTATTGCTTGCGCAGTTGCCAAAAAGCTAAAAAAGCGAGGCGTTGTAATTTGTCCGCCGGGGTTGATTGGCGATAAGAACAAAAATTCTGGTTGGAAAAAATATGCAGAAGAATTTGGTATGTATGATTGGGAGGTGCGCTCGCTGGGGGATTTGGAAAATATTGCCGAATTCGTTCAAAAAACAAAAGATATTGAAGTTATTATTATTGATGAAGCTCACAGATTTAGGAATCAAGACACAAAGGATTATGAATATCTAAAAAACATTTGTAGAGACAAAACAGTGATATTGCTGACAGCTACCCCATTCAATAATAGGCCGGGGGATATTCTATCTTTGCTCAAGCTTTTTATTACCCCTAAAAAGTCCTCAATTACTCTGGAAAACAACTTGGTTGCGAGATTTCAGTCATTTAAAGGAATATTTGACAGACTAGGCTACATAAAAAAGTATTGGAATTCTACAGAAGAAGCCAAAAGGAGAAAGGCTTTGGCATATTACGAGGGGCTATTTGAAGAGAAAAATATAAATCTTGATAAAATAAAGCAAAGATCAAAATATCTCGCAAAGCAAATAAGAGACGTTATTGAGCCAGTAACAATACGGCGCAATCGTTTAGATTTACAGAATAATCCGTATTACAAAGACGAAGTAAAGAATCTGTCAAAAGTTGCCGACCCAAAAGAATGGTTTTTTGAATTGACCAAAGAGCAATCTGACTTTTACGACAAAATTATTACTGTATATTTTGGCGATCCAGATGACGGTGGTCAGTTTAAAGGTGCAATTTATCGTCCATTTGAATATGAAGTAGAAAAAGAAAAAGTAAAAAATGAGAAGTTGACAGAAAAAGAAAACTTTCAATTAGTTCAACAACGTAACTTGTATGATTTTATGCGCCGCTTAATGGTCAAACGATTTGAAAGTTCGTTTGGTTCATTTAGGCAAAGTATTAAAAACTTTATAAAAATTACTGAAACTGCACAGAAGTTTATAAATAAAACCAGTAAATATATTCTGGACAGAGATTTAATGGAAGATATCTACAAAAAAACTCCAGATAAAATTGAAGCATATCTTATTGATTATTCAGAGAAGATTAAAAACGGTGAATATCCCAAAAATCATAAAATATACAAGCTCAATGATTTTAGATACAAAGACGAATTCATAGCCCATATTGAAGCAGACTTGAAGCTTTTTGACAAAATCTTGAAAGATTTAGAAGAATTAGATCTTGTCAAAAATGATCCCAAAACAGATTGTTTGCTTAATAACTTAGAGGCAGTTTTAGAGGAGAAACCAAACAAGAGAGACCCCAAAAGAAAAATAATTGTTTTTTCTGAATATCTTGACACTGTCAAATATCTTGAACCAATTCTAAAAGAGCATTTTGGAGAGCGCTTGCTCGTTGTAGCTGGCGATTTATCTACGCAAAAAATATTCTCTATAAATAAAAATTTTGATGCATCTTACGAGAGCCAAGAAAATGAATTTGATGTTTTGTTATCTACCGACAAAATATCTGAAGGGTTTAATCTTAATCGTGCCGGAATGGTGGTCAATTATGATATCCCATGGAATCCGGTGCGGGTTATTCAGCGCGTCGGCCGTATCAACCGTATCAGCAAGAAGGTTTTTGAAGAGCTTAATATAGTAAATTTCTTTCCCACTGAAAGAGGTGCGAAGTTAGTCAAATCAAGAGAAATTGCTTCAAATAAAATGTTTCTCATTCATAATACATTAGGCGAAGATGCCAAGATATTTGATATTGATGAAGAGCCAACACCAGCCGGACTTTATCAAAAGGTTCAGCAAAACCCAGACAAGCTGGAAGAAGAAAGTTTTTATACCAAGGCGCTAAATGAATATGAAAGAATCAGAAAAGAGAACCCGGAACTTATTGAGGCACTGAAAAAATATCCGCCACGAATTAAAATTGCAAAAAAGTATAAAGAAAATGAACTTTTGGTATTCCTAAAAAAAGGCCGGCTGTATGTCCATAGCGTTAAATACAGCGAAGATGGGAAAGACCAAGTTTCTCCAACCACTTTTGAGGATGTATTTAATAACATAATTTGCGATAAAGAAGAAAAACCATTAAAATATTCAGACCGCGCTTGGGAATCATACGAAAATGTTAAAAATTTCAAAGAATATCGTGTAAGCCCAATTAGTGAGCAGAGCTTGGAGCAAAAAGCGATTATTAATCTCAAATCCTTAATAAATACTGTTCAGCACGAAGAGATAATGCCTCATAAAGACTTCCTGCGGACCTTGCTTGAAGATGTTATTGACTACGGCACGCTTTCGGACTACACATTGCGCCGAATTTCCAATTTGGAAAGTAGTGACGATAAGAATATTAAATATACTGTCAAAGAAATTGATGCGATTAAAAAAGAATTAGGAGGCGAGAATTATCTACGAAAAGAAAAAGACCGACAGAAAGATTTGTCCAAAGAAATTATTATAGCTATTGAGAACCAAAAACTATGA